A section of the Saccopteryx leptura isolate mSacLep1 chromosome 4, mSacLep1_pri_phased_curated, whole genome shotgun sequence genome encodes:
- the BAIAP2 gene encoding BAR/IMD domain-containing adapter protein 2 isoform X9 yields the protein MCFSASSASPGFSSFTCAQLCCRDVLFQMAEVHRQIQNQLEEMLKSFHNELLTQLEQKVELDSRYLSAALKKYQTEQRSKGDTLDKCQAELKKLRKKSQGSKNPQKYSDKELQYIDAISSKQGELENYVSDGYKTALTEERRRFCFLVEKQCAVAKNSAAYHSKGKELLAQKLPLWQQACADPNKIPDRAVQLMQQLTSSNGAILPGTLSASKSSLVISDPIPGAKPLPVPPELAPFVGRLSAQENAPIMNGVSGPNSEDYNPWADRKVAQPKSSSPPQPQTKMSDSYSNTLPVRKSVTPKNSYATTAENKTLPRSSSMAAGLERNGRMRVKAIFSHAAGDNSTLLSFKEGDLITLLVPEARDGWHYGESEKTKMRGWFPFSYTRVLDSDGNDRLHMSLQQGKSSSTGNLLDKEDLALPPPDYGTSSCGFPTQMASTFKQRPYSVAVPAFSQGLDDYGARAISRNPFTSIQLKPTVTNDRSAPLLS from the exons GAGATGTTCTTTTCCAGATGGCTGAAGTCCACAGGCAGATTCAAAACCAGTTGGAAGAAATG CTGAAGTCCTTTCACAACGAGCTGCTCACACAGCTGGAGCAGAAGGTGGAGCTGGACTCCAGGTATCTGAGT GCTGCACTGAAGAAATACCAGACAGAGCAGAGGAGCAAGGGTGACACGCTGGACAAGTGCCAGGCCGAACTGAAGAAGCTGCGTAAGAAGAGCCAGGGCAGTAAGAACCCCCAGAAGTACTCAGACAAGGAGCTGCAG TACATCGACGCCATCAGCAGCAAGCAGGGTGAGCTGGAGAACTACGTGTCCGATGGCTACAAGACAGCACtcacagaggagaggaggaggttcTGCTTCCTGGTGGAGAAGCAGTGTGCAGTTGCCAAGAATTCCGCCGCTTACCACTCCAAG GGCAAGGAGCTGCTGGCGCAGAAGCTGCCGCTGTGGCAACAGGCCTGCGCCGACCCCAACAAGATCCCAGACCGTGCCGTGCAGCTGATGCAGCAGCTGACCAGCAGCAATGGCGCCATCCTCCCTGGCACCCTGTCGGCCTCCAAGTCCAGCTTGGTCATCTCAGACCCCATTCCGGGGGCCAAGCCCCTGCCAGTGCCCCCTGAACTGGCCCCATTTGTGGGG CGGCTGTCTGCCCAGGAGAATGCTCCCATCATGAACGGCGTCTCAGGCCCAAACAGTGAGGACTACAACCCCTGGGCTGACCGCAAGGTGGCCCAGCCCAAGTCCTCATCTCCTCCGCAGCCTCAGACCAAGATGAGCGACTCCTATTCTAACACGCTGCCCGTGCGCAAGAGTGTGACTCCGAAAAACAGCTATGCCACCA CAGCCGAGAACAAGACGCTACCCCGCTCCAGCTCCATGGCGGCCGGCCTGGAGCGCAATGGCCGCATGCGGGTAAAGGCCATTTTCTCCCATGCGGCCGGTGACAACAGCACCCTGCTGAGCTTCAAGGAGGGCGACCTCATCACACTGCTGGTGCCTGAGGCCCGGGACGGCTGGCACTATGGCGAGAGTGAGAAAACCAAGAT GCGGGGCTGGTTTCCCTTCTCCTACACCCGGGTCCTGGACAGTGACGGCAATGACAGGTTGCACATGAG cctgcagcaggggaagagcagCAGCACGGGCAACCTCCTGGACAAGGAGGACCTGGCCCTCCCGCCCCCTGACTATGGCACTTCCTCCTGCGGTTTCCCCACCCAGATGGCCAGCACCTTCAAACAGAGGCCCTACAGCGTGGCTGTGCCCGCCTTCTCCCAG GGTCTGGATGACTACGGGGCACGGGCCATTAGCAG gAATCCCTTCACCAGCATCCAGCTGAAGCCAACAGTGACCAATGACAGGTCTGCCCCCCTCCTCAGCTGA